In Halorubrum sp. PV6, a single window of DNA contains:
- a CDS encoding 2-oxoacid:acceptor oxidoreductase subunit alpha, whose protein sequence is MTDDELIWRISGGSGDGIASTSQNFAKALMRSGLNVFTHRHYPSRIRGGHTYTEVRASSDPVRSRGDGYNFLLALGDSFARNPQEDALYGNEEIKPLSENLDELREGGVIVYDEGLLDTSEIPNFDERVEENNWHVYPLDLRGLARDMGREVMRNTAGVGATCALTGMALEHVEDLMRDAMPEKILDPNLEILETAYNQVREEYDVDAPDVSVPTGEHDETQLLMSGSDAISYGAIDEGCRFIAGYPMTPWTEVFTIMTNNLPKLGGISEQVEDEIAAAALAVGASHAGVKAMSGSSGGGFALMSEPLGLAEMTETPVVLVEAMRAGPSTGMPTKPEQSDLEHVLYTSQGDSQRVVLAPGTVEEAYEQSRIAFRLAYEYQIPSILLYDQKLGGEMTNVPKSHFDREPNPTLGKTLTEDALADEPHSPDGKFHRFQHDVDDGVSPRSIPGQKGGRYLATGNEHDPTGHICEDADNRVAQIDRRTEKLEAIRADLDTVDTGSYAGPDDAQYGILTFGSQQGTVEEAVGRLNDAGISVKSYGVSDMLPFPTDQVEAFVESVDEVLVVEMTASGQFRGLIQKNLGRYGEKLSSLLKYNGNPFEPAEVVDGFEAAIIDDDGDASGHQTTFVPAAGD, encoded by the coding sequence ATGACTGATGATGAACTCATCTGGCGGATATCGGGGGGATCCGGTGACGGGATCGCTTCGACCAGCCAGAACTTCGCCAAGGCCTTGATGCGGTCGGGGCTCAACGTCTTCACGCATCGCCACTACCCGTCGCGGATCCGCGGGGGCCACACGTACACCGAGGTCCGAGCGTCGTCGGACCCGGTACGGTCCCGAGGTGACGGATACAACTTCCTGCTCGCGCTCGGCGACTCGTTCGCCCGCAACCCGCAGGAGGACGCGCTCTACGGGAATGAGGAGATCAAGCCGCTCTCCGAGAATCTCGACGAACTCCGCGAGGGCGGGGTCATCGTGTACGACGAGGGGCTCTTAGACACCTCCGAGATCCCCAACTTCGACGAGCGCGTCGAAGAGAACAACTGGCACGTCTACCCCCTCGACCTCCGCGGGCTCGCCCGCGACATGGGCCGCGAGGTCATGCGCAACACCGCCGGCGTCGGCGCCACCTGCGCGCTGACCGGCATGGCCCTCGAACACGTCGAGGACCTCATGCGCGACGCGATGCCGGAGAAGATCCTCGACCCGAACCTGGAGATTCTGGAGACGGCGTACAACCAGGTGCGCGAGGAGTACGACGTGGACGCCCCGGACGTGTCGGTTCCGACCGGCGAGCACGACGAAACGCAGCTGCTCATGTCCGGGTCGGACGCCATCTCCTACGGCGCCATCGACGAGGGCTGCCGGTTCATCGCCGGCTACCCCATGACGCCGTGGACCGAGGTGTTCACCATCATGACGAACAACCTGCCGAAGCTCGGCGGGATCTCGGAGCAGGTCGAAGACGAGATCGCCGCGGCCGCGCTCGCCGTCGGTGCGTCACACGCCGGCGTGAAGGCCATGTCGGGCTCTTCCGGCGGCGGCTTCGCGCTGATGTCGGAGCCACTCGGCCTCGCGGAGATGACGGAGACGCCCGTCGTCTTAGTCGAGGCCATGCGCGCCGGTCCCTCGACCGGGATGCCGACGAAGCCCGAGCAGTCCGATCTCGAACACGTCCTGTACACCTCACAGGGCGACTCCCAGCGCGTCGTCTTGGCGCCGGGAACGGTCGAGGAGGCGTACGAGCAGTCGCGGATCGCCTTCCGGCTGGCCTACGAGTACCAGATCCCGTCGATCCTCCTGTACGACCAGAAGCTCGGCGGCGAGATGACCAACGTCCCCAAGAGCCACTTCGACCGTGAGCCGAACCCGACGCTCGGGAAGACGCTCACCGAGGACGCGCTGGCCGACGAGCCGCACTCCCCAGACGGGAAGTTCCACCGGTTCCAGCACGACGTCGACGACGGCGTCTCCCCGCGGTCGATCCCCGGCCAGAAGGGCGGGCGCTACCTCGCGACCGGTAACGAGCACGACCCGACGGGACACATCTGTGAGGACGCGGACAACCGCGTCGCGCAGATCGACCGGCGGACGGAGAAACTGGAGGCGATCCGCGCCGACCTCGACACCGTCGACACCGGCTCGTACGCCGGCCCTGACGACGCCCAGTACGGCATCCTCACGTTCGGCAGCCAGCAGGGCACCGTCGAGGAGGCCGTCGGCCGACTCAACGACGCCGGCATCTCGGTGAAGTCGTACGGCGTCTCGGACATGCTCCCCTTCCCGACCGATCAGGTCGAGGCGTTCGTCGAGAGCGTCGACGAAGTCTTAGTCGTCGAGATGACCGCCTCGGGGCAGTTCCGCGGGCTCATCCAGAAGAACCTCGGCCGTTACGGCGAGAAGCTGTCGAGCCTGTTGAAGTACAACGGTAACCCGTTCGAGCCCGCAGAGGTCGTCGACGGGTTCGAGGCCGCGATCATCGACGACGACGGTGACGCGTCCGGCCATCAGACCACCTTCGTCCCAGCCGCAGGTGACTAA
- a CDS encoding thiamine pyrophosphate-dependent enzyme yields the protein MSTFSAIGEEREIDRDEYTPGVEPQPTWCPGCGDFSVLKALKQALPEVGRSPEETLLCTGIGCSGKLNSYLDTYGFHTIHGRSLPVARAAKLANPGLEVIAAGGDGDGYGIGGNHFIHTARENHDMTYIVFNNEIFGLTKGQTSPTSPKGHKSKTQPHGSAKEPLKPLSMSLNAGSSYVARTAAVNPNQAKEIIIEAIEHDGFAHVDFLTQCPTWNKDARQYVPYIDVNESDDYDFDKTDRVEAAEMMRETEESLHEGEVLTGRFYVDEDRPSYGEEKRTIGEMPEEPLAERYWDDDYEWERSHDQFLDKHA from the coding sequence ATGAGCACGTTTTCAGCAATCGGAGAGGAGCGAGAGATCGACCGCGACGAGTACACGCCCGGCGTCGAGCCCCAGCCGACCTGGTGTCCCGGCTGCGGTGACTTCAGCGTCCTGAAGGCGCTCAAGCAGGCGCTCCCTGAAGTCGGCCGCTCGCCCGAGGAGACCCTGCTGTGTACGGGGATCGGCTGTTCCGGGAAGCTGAACAGCTACCTCGACACGTACGGGTTCCACACGATCCACGGGCGGTCGCTGCCGGTGGCTCGCGCCGCGAAGCTCGCGAACCCCGGCCTCGAAGTGATCGCCGCCGGCGGCGACGGCGACGGCTACGGGATCGGTGGGAACCACTTCATCCACACGGCGCGGGAGAACCACGACATGACGTACATCGTCTTCAACAACGAGATCTTCGGACTCACCAAGGGACAGACCTCCCCGACGAGCCCGAAGGGACACAAGTCGAAGACGCAACCCCACGGGAGCGCCAAGGAGCCGCTCAAGCCGCTCTCGATGTCGCTCAACGCTGGTTCCTCCTACGTTGCCCGCACGGCCGCGGTCAACCCGAACCAGGCCAAAGAGATCATCATCGAAGCGATCGAACACGACGGCTTCGCGCACGTCGACTTCCTCACCCAGTGTCCGACCTGGAACAAGGACGCGCGCCAGTACGTCCCCTACATCGACGTCAACGAGTCGGACGACTACGACTTCGACAAGACGGACCGCGTCGAAGCCGCGGAGATGATGCGCGAGACCGAAGAGTCGCTGCACGAGGGTGAGGTCCTCACCGGCCGCTTCTACGTCGACGAGGATCGCCCGTCTTACGGCGAAGAGAAGCGGACGATCGGCGAGATGCCCGAAGAGCCGCTGGCGGAGCGCTACTGGGACGACGACTACGAGTGGGAGCGCTCTCACGACCAGTTCCTCGACAAGCACGCCTGA
- the lrpA1 gene encoding HTH-type transcriptional regulator LrpA1: protein MSTVSTEERILSVLEEDAQASCAEIADRADVSKPTVRKYIDRLEEKGVIVGYSAEIDPKKLSSQSIAMVGMDVDSGQYVGATRQLKALDEVQALYTSSGDHMLMAEVRAGDGDELGDVISEQLLGVDGVTAAHPSFLQERLK from the coding sequence ATGAGTACGGTATCGACGGAAGAACGGATCCTGTCGGTGTTAGAGGAGGACGCGCAGGCGTCCTGTGCGGAAATCGCCGACCGGGCCGACGTCTCGAAACCGACAGTGCGGAAGTACATCGATCGCCTCGAAGAGAAGGGCGTTATCGTCGGCTACTCCGCCGAGATCGACCCGAAGAAGCTCTCCTCGCAGTCGATCGCGATGGTGGGGATGGACGTCGACTCGGGACAGTACGTGGGTGCGACCCGCCAGCTCAAGGCGCTCGACGAGGTACAGGCGCTGTACACGTCCTCCGGCGACCACATGCTGATGGCCGAGGTCCGCGCCGGCGACGGCGACGAACTCGGGGATGTCATCTCGGAACAGCTGCTCGGCGTCGACGGCGTCACCGCGGCACACCCCTCGTTCCTCCAAGAGCGACTGAAGTGA
- a CDS encoding GNAT family N-acetyltransferase, whose translation MHVRAARPDDAEALRTAVSRAREATVFDDIGAPLLDVSAAGVREAAAEAEWSFLMEDEEGPVGVAIAHPDVEEATVDRPDASEGDREAELLALWVHPTHAGEGVANELLARVASSVADRGVDTLRATVATDNPGSTEFFSAHGFTHRRTRRGPAGDESILAADVESLQ comes from the coding sequence ATGCATGTCCGGGCGGCCCGGCCCGACGACGCAGAGGCGCTGCGGACAGCCGTGTCGCGAGCCCGCGAGGCCACCGTCTTCGACGACATCGGAGCCCCCCTTCTCGACGTGTCTGCCGCCGGCGTCCGCGAGGCCGCCGCCGAGGCCGAGTGGTCGTTCCTCATGGAGGACGAGGAGGGACCCGTGGGCGTCGCCATCGCGCACCCCGACGTAGAAGAGGCGACCGTCGACCGCCCCGACGCGAGCGAGGGGGATCGCGAGGCCGAACTGCTCGCGTTGTGGGTCCACCCGACGCACGCGGGCGAGGGCGTGGCGAACGAACTGCTCGCTCGCGTCGCGTCGTCGGTCGCCGACCGAGGCGTCGACACCCTCCGTGCGACCGTCGCGACCGACAATCCCGGCAGTACGGAGTTTTTCAGCGCGCACGGCTTCACCCACCGCCGCACTCGGCGCGGCCCGGCCGGTGACGAGTCGATCCTCGCCGCGGACGTGGAGTCGCTTCAGTAA
- the ileS gene encoding isoleucine--tRNA ligase, with the protein MDDIDDQYTPADVESGVDAYWDETDAYEAAKEAHADDPPFFFVDGPPYTSGQMHLGTAWNKTLKDAIIRHKRMSGHRVTDRPGYDMHGLPIEVKVEEELGFENKGDIEEYGMESFIQKCKEFAVTNRAAMDDDFESIGVWMDFDDPYETISPEYMEAAWWAFSNVADNGLVEQGKRSISQCPRCETGLANNEVEYEDVEDPSIYVKFPLADREGSLVIWTTTPWTIPANTFVAVDEDLTYNAVRAEKGGDEEVLYVAAECVEDVLGEGRYDSYEIESELTGEELVGWAYDHPLADRVAEHPDFEGAGQVYAADYVEADRTGLVHSAPGHGEEDFHRGSELGLDIHCPVGPNGEFAEAAGEYAGQFVRDANDDIIDDLVADGHMLAHGTVDHSYGHCWRCDTGIIQLVTDQWFISITDVKDDLLDNMEESEWHPQWARDNRFRDFIEDAPDWNVSRQRYWGIPIPIWVPEDAEAGSLDEDMIVVGTREELAERVEEEIDPESIDLHRPAVDDLTIVEDGTTYRRVEDVFDVWLDSSVATWGTLGYPSEADAHDELWPADLIVEAHDQTRGWFWSQLGMGTAAVGEVPYEEVLMHGFANDKDGRKMSKSVGNIVTPEEAIERAGRDPLRTYLLSHDQQGVDLAFEWDGLGEIQGKLNILWNVFRFPLEYMDLDGYDPAEADLADGDLELVDEWVLSRLQSVETEVTEAWDDYRVSDAVNAVIEFVTQDVSRFYVKAVRNRMWEEADSASKRGAYATLATVLDETTRLLAPIAPYMTERMYQTLDGEATTVHQLDYPTPDDDLRDPELERDVAVLRNVEEAAANARQQAGRKLRWPVPRVVVESDDEAVTAAADRLADLIGDRVNAREVVVTDAFEELVETAEPQMGAIGPAFGADAQKVMEAVQGATRAEVEGGELTVDGDPIELDDEMVEYVAEPPEHVSGAEFDGGAVYVDTSLTPEIESEGYARDVIRRIQEMRKELDLDVEAPIRVGVAVDDDRVAGFVEEHADLIAGEVRADAWLDEPSDAAEAAGGLTEEWDVERVTVTIGIEPVA; encoded by the coding sequence ATGGACGATATCGACGACCAGTACACGCCCGCGGACGTCGAGTCCGGGGTCGACGCGTACTGGGACGAGACGGACGCCTACGAGGCGGCGAAGGAGGCACACGCCGACGACCCGCCCTTCTTCTTCGTTGACGGACCGCCGTACACGTCCGGGCAGATGCACCTCGGGACGGCGTGGAACAAGACGCTGAAAGACGCCATCATCCGCCACAAGCGGATGAGCGGCCACCGCGTCACCGACCGCCCAGGGTACGACATGCACGGGCTCCCCATCGAGGTGAAAGTCGAGGAGGAACTCGGCTTCGAGAACAAAGGGGACATCGAGGAGTACGGGATGGAGTCGTTCATCCAGAAGTGCAAGGAGTTCGCCGTCACCAACCGCGCGGCGATGGACGACGACTTCGAGTCCATCGGCGTGTGGATGGACTTCGACGATCCGTACGAGACCATCTCGCCGGAGTACATGGAGGCCGCGTGGTGGGCCTTCTCGAACGTCGCCGACAACGGGCTCGTCGAGCAGGGGAAGCGGTCCATCTCGCAGTGCCCGCGCTGTGAGACCGGCCTCGCCAACAACGAGGTCGAGTACGAGGACGTCGAGGACCCCTCCATCTACGTGAAGTTCCCGCTCGCCGACCGCGAGGGGAGCCTCGTCATCTGGACGACGACGCCGTGGACCATCCCCGCGAACACCTTCGTCGCCGTCGACGAGGACCTCACCTACAACGCGGTCCGCGCCGAGAAGGGGGGCGACGAGGAGGTCCTCTACGTCGCCGCCGAGTGCGTCGAGGACGTGCTGGGCGAGGGCCGGTACGACTCCTACGAGATTGAGTCGGAACTCACCGGCGAGGAGCTCGTCGGCTGGGCGTACGACCACCCGCTCGCCGACCGCGTCGCCGAGCACCCCGACTTCGAGGGCGCCGGGCAGGTGTACGCCGCAGACTACGTGGAGGCCGACCGCACCGGACTGGTCCACTCCGCGCCGGGCCACGGGGAGGAGGACTTCCACCGCGGCAGCGAGCTCGGACTCGACATCCACTGTCCCGTCGGGCCGAACGGCGAGTTCGCCGAGGCCGCCGGCGAATACGCCGGGCAGTTCGTGCGCGACGCCAACGACGACATCATCGACGACCTCGTCGCCGACGGCCACATGCTCGCGCACGGCACGGTCGACCACAGCTACGGCCACTGCTGGCGCTGTGACACCGGGATCATCCAACTCGTCACCGACCAGTGGTTCATCTCGATCACGGACGTCAAAGACGACCTCCTCGACAACATGGAGGAGTCCGAGTGGCACCCCCAGTGGGCGCGGGACAACCGCTTCCGCGACTTCATCGAGGACGCCCCCGACTGGAACGTCTCCCGGCAGCGCTACTGGGGGATCCCGATCCCGATCTGGGTGCCCGAAGACGCCGAGGCGGGCAGCCTCGACGAGGACATGATCGTGGTCGGCACCCGCGAGGAGCTGGCCGAGCGCGTCGAGGAGGAGATCGACCCCGAGTCGATCGACCTCCACCGACCCGCCGTCGACGACCTGACCATCGTCGAGGACGGCACCACGTACCGCCGCGTCGAGGACGTCTTCGACGTGTGGCTCGACTCGTCGGTGGCCACGTGGGGCACGCTCGGCTACCCCTCGGAGGCGGACGCACACGACGAGCTGTGGCCCGCCGACCTCATCGTCGAGGCCCACGACCAGACCCGCGGCTGGTTCTGGTCGCAGCTCGGGATGGGGACCGCCGCGGTCGGCGAGGTCCCCTACGAAGAGGTGTTGATGCACGGGTTCGCCAACGACAAAGACGGTCGGAAGATGTCGAAGTCGGTCGGCAACATCGTCACCCCGGAGGAGGCCATCGAACGCGCCGGCCGCGACCCGCTCCGGACCTACCTGCTCAGCCACGACCAGCAGGGCGTCGACCTCGCCTTCGAGTGGGACGGGCTCGGCGAGATTCAGGGGAAGCTCAACATCCTCTGGAACGTCTTCCGCTTCCCGCTGGAGTACATGGACCTGGACGGCTACGACCCCGCCGAGGCCGACCTCGCGGACGGCGACCTCGAACTCGTCGACGAGTGGGTCCTCTCTCGGCTCCAGTCCGTGGAGACCGAGGTGACCGAGGCGTGGGACGACTACCGCGTCAGCGACGCCGTCAACGCGGTGATCGAGTTCGTCACCCAAGACGTCTCGCGGTTCTACGTGAAGGCCGTCAGGAACCGCATGTGGGAGGAGGCCGACTCGGCCTCCAAGCGCGGCGCGTACGCGACGCTCGCCACCGTCTTAGACGAGACGACCCGGCTGCTCGCGCCGATCGCGCCGTACATGACCGAGCGGATGTACCAGACGCTCGACGGCGAGGCGACCACCGTCCACCAGCTCGACTACCCGACGCCGGACGACGACCTCCGCGACCCGGAACTCGAACGCGACGTGGCCGTCCTCCGCAACGTCGAGGAGGCCGCCGCGAACGCCCGCCAGCAGGCCGGTCGGAAGCTCCGCTGGCCCGTCCCGCGCGTGGTCGTCGAGAGCGACGACGAGGCGGTGACGGCCGCGGCAGACCGGCTCGCCGACCTGATCGGCGACCGCGTCAACGCCCGCGAGGTGGTCGTCACGGACGCGTTCGAGGAGTTAGTCGAGACCGCGGAGCCGCAGATGGGCGCTATCGGTCCCGCCTTTGGCGCCGACGCACAGAAGGTGATGGAGGCGGTCCAGGGCGCGACCCGCGCCGAAGTCGAGGGCGGGGAACTGACCGTCGACGGCGACCCGATCGAACTCGACGACGAGATGGTCGAGTACGTCGCCGAACCGCCCGAGCACGTCTCCGGCGCCGAGTTCGACGGCGGCGCCGTCTACGTCGACACCTCGTTGACCCCCGAAATCGAGTCCGAAGGGTACGCTCGCGACGTGATCCGCCGGATCCAGGAGATGCGGAAGGAGCTCGATTTGGACGTCGAGGCGCCCATCCGCGTCGGCGTCGCCGTCGACGACGACAGGGTCGCCGGGTTCGTCGAGGAGCACGCCGACCTCATCGCGGGCGAAGTGCGCGCCGACGCGTGGCTCGACGAGCCGAGCGACGCCGCGGAGGCGGCCGGCGGCCTCACCGAGGAGTGGGACGTCGAGCGCGTCACGGTGACCATCGGGATCGAACCGGTCGCGTGA
- a CDS encoding aldo/keto reductase gives MNYRRLGNTGLSVSELCFGTWRFGRETNGVVETGREEAHALLDAAADHGINFIDTANVYGTPNGTSEEYVGEWLADRDREDYVIASKVYFPFDGRGEPGPNDSGLGRKHIRAQIEGTLDRLDTDYLDIYYIHRWDDETPIEETMRVLDELVTEGKVRYLGASTMAAWQLTKALWTADTNDYARFDVVQPLHHAGYYEDVKEYLGVCIDQDIAVCPYSPLAGGFLTGKYERADPDDPEQVIAPDGSRASFDDRFERFYLSERGWEVLDAVREVAAELDATPAQVALAWLTEWDEFTCVPIVGARTADQLAENVAATDLALSDAQWDRIMDARYAPDGTLWGH, from the coding sequence GTGAACTACCGACGACTCGGCAACACGGGACTGTCCGTCTCCGAACTCTGCTTCGGGACGTGGCGCTTCGGGCGGGAAACGAACGGCGTCGTCGAGACGGGTCGCGAGGAGGCACACGCCCTCCTCGACGCCGCGGCCGACCACGGGATCAACTTCATCGACACCGCGAACGTGTACGGGACGCCGAACGGGACGAGCGAGGAGTACGTCGGCGAGTGGCTGGCCGACCGCGACCGCGAAGACTACGTGATCGCTTCGAAGGTGTACTTCCCGTTCGACGGGCGCGGCGAACCCGGCCCGAACGACTCTGGACTGGGGCGCAAACACATTCGCGCGCAGATCGAGGGGACGCTCGACCGCCTCGACACCGACTACCTCGACATTTATTACATCCACCGCTGGGACGACGAGACGCCCATCGAGGAGACGATGCGCGTCCTCGACGAACTCGTCACGGAGGGGAAAGTCCGCTACCTCGGCGCGTCGACGATGGCCGCGTGGCAGTTGACCAAGGCGCTGTGGACCGCCGACACCAACGACTACGCGCGCTTCGACGTGGTCCAGCCGCTCCACCACGCCGGCTACTACGAGGATGTGAAGGAGTATCTCGGCGTGTGTATCGACCAGGATATCGCCGTCTGCCCGTACTCGCCGCTCGCCGGCGGCTTCCTCACCGGGAAGTACGAGCGCGCCGACCCGGACGACCCCGAACAGGTGATCGCGCCGGACGGCTCGCGCGCCAGCTTCGACGACCGCTTCGAGCGGTTCTACCTCTCCGAGCGCGGGTGGGAGGTCCTCGACGCGGTCCGCGAGGTCGCCGCCGAACTCGACGCGACGCCGGCGCAGGTCGCGCTCGCGTGGCTCACCGAGTGGGACGAGTTCACGTGCGTCCCGATCGTCGGCGCGCGTACGGCCGACCAACTCGCGGAGAACGTCGCCGCGACCGATCTTGCGCTGTCCGACGCGCAGTGGGATCGGATCATGGACGCGCGGTACGCTCCCGACGGGACGCTCTGGGGACACTGA
- a CDS encoding HTTM domain-containing protein, with protein sequence MDRQPSTTARSRLTAAASRLGTALAARVEIDRRALAAFRIGLGVLLIVDLLARSRSLTAFYTDGGVLPSRAFFADYSTIRSVHAFVGEPWAVGVLFAAAAVFALALTVGYRTRLATVVSWLLLLSLHTRNPMVLNAGDSLLLMLLFWSVFLPLGARWSVDAVKRADASAGAGSDADADSTTTGDTDSASRSPSGPAVATVATMAVLVQVLVMYATNAVHKYESELWMNGDAIAYIMQADQFTYLLGNHLAEFHGLLRAFSLLWIGLLFASPLLLLLRGLPRAAVASLFVGMHLGMAATIRIGLFPLVVVVAFIPFYQTPVWDLAERGVALLDRSGSRTRWRARFVSTARRFLAVTGAFPRPAVDGRGLRSRVERLSAGVARGRVLVTTVVPYVFLVLIVLSSAQAVGYADTPEPGEEVLEAVEMDQSWRMFAPDPLHTTRWYVVPGTLEDGSEWDVFRDAAVDYDRPARVETTYPSARWRKYLSNVYSADNEKHRSYFANYLCDDWNRTHDTSVEQLTVTQSYERTIPSNDTVEAANEFDLITYDCSGALVQND encoded by the coding sequence ATGGATCGACAACCCTCCACGACGGCTCGCTCACGACTCACAGCCGCGGCCAGTCGGCTCGGAACGGCGCTGGCCGCGCGGGTCGAGATCGACCGGCGCGCGCTCGCCGCCTTCCGGATCGGGCTGGGGGTGCTGTTGATCGTCGACCTCCTGGCACGGTCGCGCTCGCTGACCGCCTTTTATACTGACGGCGGCGTGCTCCCGAGTCGCGCGTTCTTCGCCGACTACTCGACGATCCGGTCGGTACACGCCTTCGTCGGCGAGCCGTGGGCCGTGGGGGTGCTGTTCGCGGCCGCGGCCGTCTTCGCGCTCGCGTTGACAGTCGGATATCGCACGCGACTGGCGACGGTGGTGTCGTGGCTGCTGTTGCTCTCGCTCCACACTCGGAACCCGATGGTGTTGAACGCGGGCGACAGCCTGCTCTTGATGCTGCTGTTCTGGAGCGTGTTCCTCCCGCTCGGCGCGCGCTGGTCGGTCGACGCCGTCAAGCGGGCGGACGCGAGCGCGGGAGCAGGTTCCGACGCCGACGCCGATTCGACGACGACGGGTGACACCGATTCGGCGTCGCGGAGCCCGAGCGGTCCCGCGGTGGCGACGGTCGCCACGATGGCGGTGCTGGTGCAGGTGCTCGTGATGTACGCGACCAATGCCGTCCACAAGTACGAGAGCGAGCTCTGGATGAACGGCGACGCGATCGCGTACATCATGCAGGCCGACCAGTTCACCTACCTCCTCGGGAACCACCTCGCCGAGTTCCATGGGCTCTTGCGGGCGTTCAGCCTGTTGTGGATCGGACTGTTGTTCGCGTCGCCGCTGCTGCTCCTGCTTCGCGGCCTCCCCCGCGCGGCGGTCGCCTCGCTTTTCGTCGGCATGCACCTCGGCATGGCGGCCACGATTCGGATCGGGCTCTTTCCGCTCGTCGTCGTCGTCGCCTTCATTCCGTTCTACCAGACGCCCGTCTGGGACCTCGCCGAGCGCGGTGTCGCCCTCCTGGACCGTTCGGGGAGTCGGACGCGGTGGCGCGCCCGTTTCGTGTCGACGGCGCGTCGGTTCCTCGCGGTCACCGGAGCGTTCCCGCGACCCGCCGTCGACGGCCGAGGGCTTCGATCCCGCGTCGAGAGGCTTTCCGCCGGGGTCGCCCGCGGGCGCGTCCTCGTCACGACGGTCGTCCCGTACGTGTTCCTCGTGTTGATCGTCCTGTCGAGCGCGCAGGCGGTGGGCTACGCGGACACGCCCGAACCGGGCGAGGAGGTCTTAGAGGCGGTCGAGATGGACCAGTCGTGGCGGATGTTCGCACCCGACCCCCTCCACACGACCCGCTGGTACGTCGTGCCCGGCACCCTCGAAGACGGGAGCGAGTGGGACGTGTTCCGCGACGCGGCCGTCGACTACGATCGGCCGGCACGGGTAGAGACCACGTATCCGAGCGCGCGGTGGCGCAAGTACCTCTCGAACGTCTACTCCGCCGACAACGAGAAGCACCGCTCGTACTTCGCGAACTACCTCTGTGACGACTGGAATCGCACCCACGACACGAGCGTCGAGCAGCTGACGGTGACGCAGTCGTACGAGCGAACCATCCCCAGCAACGACACCGTCGAGGCCGCAAACGAGTTCGACCTGATCACGTACGACTGCTCGGGGGCGTTGGTGCAGAACGACTGA
- a CDS encoding thiol-disulfide oxidoreductase DCC family protein, whose amino-acid sequence MATEIPDDKAVILFDGVCNLCSGFVQFVLPRDTEEKYRFASLQSDVGQALLSEHGLPTDELESVVLIEDGNSYVKSTAVIRIAADLGGPYRLLSPFRYLPRALRDRVYDFVADHRYGWFGKKDQCLMPSGDVQSRFLD is encoded by the coding sequence ATGGCAACAGAGATACCGGACGACAAGGCGGTCATCCTCTTCGACGGCGTCTGCAACCTCTGTAGCGGGTTCGTGCAGTTCGTTCTCCCCCGCGACACCGAGGAAAAGTACCGCTTCGCCTCGCTGCAGTCCGACGTGGGCCAAGCGCTTTTAAGTGAACACGGTCTGCCGACGGACGAACTGGAGTCGGTCGTCTTGATCGAAGACGGGAACAGCTACGTCAAATCGACGGCCGTCATCCGGATCGCGGCCGATCTGGGCGGCCCGTACCGGCTGTTGTCGCCGTTTCGGTACCTCCCCCGCGCCCTCCGCGACCGCGTGTACGACTTCGTCGCCGACCACCGATACGGGTGGTTCGGCAAGAAAGACCAGTGTCTGATGCCGTCCGGGGACGTCCAGTCGCGGTTCTTAGACTGA